From Ignavibacteria bacterium, one genomic window encodes:
- the pruA gene encoding L-glutamate gamma-semialdehyde dehydrogenase: protein MKAFKNEVYLDFSKPAIAAKQRAAIDAVRKKFGKEYPNIIGGKKLITAKKTVSVNPAEPKEIIGTFQKSGADDAEKAMKAALKAFESWKTVPMKQRAQYLFKAADVMRKRRLEINAWMISEVGKNYLEADADTCEAIDFLEFYGRDALRLAGPQPIVPQPGEKNELVYVPLGVGVVIPPWNFPFAILAGMSAAAIVSGNTIVLKPSSDSPMMGWLFADIMKEVGLPAGVLNYFVASGAEAGDYLVGHPKTRFISFTGSMEVGLHVNELAAKTAPGQIWIKRVVAEMGGKDGIVVDSEADVDAAVAGTVAAAFGFQGQKCSACSRVIVDAKVYDEFVTKLKIEVDKIVIGDPKDDVRMGPVVSPRAEKTILDYIEIGKKEGKLICGGKKVKGLSGYFIEPTVFVNLKPNSRLMQEEIFGPVLAVCKAKNFDDALAIANNTIYGLTGAVFSKNAKKIARAREEFHCGNLYLNRKCTGAMVGGHPFGGFNMSGTDSKAGGHDYLMLFLQAKSIATKIK, encoded by the coding sequence ATGAAAGCGTTCAAGAACGAGGTCTATCTCGATTTCTCGAAACCTGCGATCGCAGCTAAACAACGTGCAGCGATCGATGCTGTTCGTAAGAAGTTCGGTAAGGAATATCCGAACATCATTGGCGGTAAGAAGCTCATCACGGCAAAGAAGACCGTGAGTGTGAATCCCGCAGAACCCAAAGAGATCATCGGTACGTTCCAGAAGTCTGGAGCCGATGATGCAGAAAAGGCTATGAAGGCTGCGCTCAAGGCTTTTGAGTCGTGGAAGACCGTGCCGATGAAACAACGTGCGCAGTATCTCTTCAAGGCCGCAGATGTGATGCGCAAGCGTCGCCTCGAGATCAACGCATGGATGATCTCTGAGGTTGGGAAGAACTATCTCGAAGCTGATGCCGACACGTGCGAAGCGATCGACTTCCTGGAATTCTATGGTCGCGATGCTCTGCGTCTTGCCGGACCACAACCGATCGTCCCGCAACCGGGTGAGAAGAATGAGCTGGTGTACGTGCCGCTCGGCGTAGGTGTGGTGATCCCACCATGGAATTTCCCATTCGCCATCCTTGCCGGGATGTCTGCTGCTGCCATCGTTTCAGGGAACACCATTGTCCTCAAGCCTTCAAGTGATTCACCGATGATGGGTTGGCTCTTTGCAGACATCATGAAGGAAGTTGGACTACCTGCCGGCGTTCTCAACTATTTCGTTGCTTCCGGCGCCGAAGCAGGAGACTATCTAGTAGGCCATCCTAAGACACGGTTCATCTCCTTCACAGGATCGATGGAAGTTGGACTACATGTGAATGAACTTGCCGCCAAAACAGCGCCGGGTCAGATCTGGATCAAGCGTGTTGTTGCCGAGATGGGTGGTAAGGACGGTATCGTTGTGGACTCCGAAGCTGACGTCGATGCAGCAGTTGCCGGAACCGTAGCTGCCGCCTTCGGCTTCCAAGGTCAGAAGTGTTCTGCATGCTCACGTGTGATCGTTGATGCAAAGGTCTATGATGAATTCGTGACCAAGCTTAAGATCGAGGTAGATAAGATCGTGATCGGGGATCCAAAGGATGATGTGCGTATGGGACCAGTGGTGAGTCCGCGTGCCGAGAAAACAATCCTCGATTACATCGAGATCGGGAAAAAAGAAGGCAAACTCATTTGTGGCGGGAAGAAGGTTAAGGGGCTCAGTGGATATTTCATCGAGCCTACGGTATTCGTGAACCTCAAGCCAAACTCCCGACTTATGCAGGAGGAGATCTTTGGACCGGTCCTTGCCGTATGCAAGGCCAAGAACTTCGACGATGCTCTCGCTATTGCCAACAACACCATCTATGGTCTTACCGGCGCTGTCTTTTCGAAGAATGCCAAGAAGATCGCACGCGCACGCGAGGAGTTCCATTGCGGGAATCTCTACCTCAATCGCAAGTGTACGGGTGCCATGGTAGGCGGACATCCGTTCGGCGGATTCAACATGAGTGGTACCGATTCCAAGGCTGGCGGACACGACTACCTGATGCTCTTCCTCCAAGCCAAATCGATCGCAACGAAGATCAAATGA
- a CDS encoding elongation factor G: MKTYDAHHIRNVALLGHGGAGKTTLAEAMLFESNEISRRGTVEEHTTVSDYHEIEHERNSSVFGTVMFAEWRDYKINIIDTPGYVDYVGEVIGALRVVDTGIMVLSSPNGVEVGTETIWKYTKQFQTPVICVVNKVDHEHSDFWRTVEQAKDRFGREVTVVQYPLNEGTGFNTIIDVLKMTAYVFPASGGTPTKTDIPDSEKARAAQLHNELIEIIAENDENLMDHYLDKGELTEEEMRTGLTHSLIKREIVPVFCTSAKNNMGAGRLMTFIDVVIPAPVEMPPVKTLSGVELPADPKGKTCAFVFKSTSEQNVGEMSFFRVYSGIVKHGMDVVNEQTGVTERLGQLFVVNGHKRHDVESLEAGDIGAVVKLKNTHVNNTLHEKGMNLVLPPIEFPHPRVRTSVVSNRKGEEDKLGVALHHLHEEDPTLIIEHSVELNQVIMHAQGEMHLQTAKHRLVNRYKLDVEFQPARVPYRETIRKSVDGSYRHKKQTGGAGQFAEVHMRVEPYFEGMSDPSGLTVRGTEITNLPWGGKLVFLNCIVGGVIEARFLPAIMKGVMEKMTEGPVTGSYVRDVRVSVYDGKMHAVDSNEAAFKTAGRMAFKEAFINADPQLLEPMYTVTVLMPEDQVGDVMSDLPLRRAEIIGVDADGHYQILTCRMPLVELDRYATVLRSLTAGRANFDAEFAEYVPVANQIASKLHQEYLAHAKDED, from the coding sequence ATGAAGACCTACGATGCCCACCACATCAGAAACGTTGCCCTCCTGGGCCACGGAGGCGCCGGCAAGACTACATTGGCTGAGGCAATGCTCTTCGAATCCAATGAGATCTCCCGGCGCGGAACTGTAGAAGAACATACCACGGTCTCTGACTATCACGAGATCGAGCACGAACGGAATTCCTCCGTCTTCGGAACGGTGATGTTTGCCGAATGGCGAGACTACAAGATCAACATCATCGACACACCGGGCTACGTTGACTATGTGGGTGAGGTGATCGGTGCGTTACGTGTTGTGGACACCGGCATCATGGTCCTGAGCAGTCCAAACGGGGTTGAGGTAGGCACGGAGACGATCTGGAAATACACAAAACAGTTCCAGACGCCTGTGATCTGCGTAGTGAACAAGGTAGACCACGAGCATAGTGATTTTTGGCGGACCGTTGAACAAGCCAAGGATAGATTCGGCCGCGAGGTTACCGTGGTACAATACCCGCTCAACGAAGGCACAGGGTTCAATACCATCATCGATGTCTTGAAGATGACGGCCTATGTGTTCCCTGCCTCAGGCGGAACGCCAACGAAGACAGATATCCCTGATTCAGAGAAGGCACGAGCTGCACAACTTCATAATGAGCTCATCGAGATCATAGCAGAAAACGATGAGAATCTCATGGATCATTACCTCGACAAAGGGGAGCTCACGGAAGAAGAGATGAGAACGGGGCTCACACACTCGCTCATCAAACGCGAGATCGTTCCGGTGTTCTGCACAAGTGCTAAGAATAACATGGGAGCAGGACGGCTGATGACCTTTATCGATGTCGTGATCCCGGCACCTGTGGAGATGCCGCCCGTAAAGACGTTGAGTGGAGTGGAGTTGCCTGCAGATCCAAAAGGAAAGACCTGCGCCTTTGTCTTTAAGTCAACTTCTGAACAGAATGTAGGAGAGATGTCCTTTTTCCGCGTCTACAGCGGAATAGTGAAACACGGCATGGACGTGGTGAACGAGCAGACCGGTGTTACAGAACGCCTTGGTCAACTCTTTGTAGTGAATGGCCATAAGCGTCATGACGTTGAGAGTCTCGAAGCAGGCGACATCGGCGCTGTTGTGAAACTCAAGAACACACATGTCAACAACACCCTCCATGAAAAAGGCATGAACCTGGTTCTGCCCCCTATCGAATTCCCTCATCCACGTGTGCGGACATCCGTTGTTTCCAATCGCAAGGGCGAGGAAGACAAACTTGGTGTGGCATTGCACCACCTGCACGAAGAAGATCCTACGCTTATCATAGAGCACTCCGTTGAACTCAATCAAGTGATCATGCATGCTCAAGGAGAGATGCACCTACAAACGGCTAAGCACCGCTTGGTGAACAGATACAAACTTGATGTTGAATTCCAGCCGGCTCGAGTTCCCTATCGCGAGACCATTCGGAAGTCCGTTGATGGCTCGTACCGACACAAAAAACAGACAGGGGGCGCCGGACAGTTCGCAGAGGTCCATATGCGCGTTGAACCCTACTTTGAGGGGATGTCTGATCCGTCCGGACTGACCGTTCGTGGCACGGAGATCACAAACCTGCCGTGGGGTGGAAAGCTGGTCTTCCTGAATTGCATCGTTGGTGGTGTGATCGAAGCACGATTCCTGCCGGCCATCATGAAGGGTGTGATGGAGAAGATGACCGAGGGTCCCGTTACAGGTTCGTATGTACGCGACGTGCGAGTGAGTGTCTATGATGGGAAGATGCACGCCGTGGATTCCAATGAAGCTGCCTTCAAGACGGCTGGGCGTATGGCGTTCAAAGAAGCGTTCATCAATGCGGACCCGCAGCTCTTGGAACCGATGTATACTGTAACGGTTCTCATGCCGGAAGATCAGGTTGGCGACGTAATGAGCGATCTTCCACTGCGTCGGGCAGAGATCATCGGTGTTGATGCCGATGGACATTACCAGATCCTAACATGTCGTATGCCACTGGTGGAACTCGATCGATATGCCACTGTCCTACGCAGTCTAACAGCTGGTAGGGCCAATTTCGATGCTGAGTTCGCCGAATACGTCCCTGTTGCCAATCAGATCGCCTCGAAGCTGCATCAGGAATATCTGGCGCATGCCAAGGATGAAGACTAA
- a CDS encoding PorV/PorQ family protein has translation MTLIRTCGILMTTFVLTAAVSYGQAGGAAVPFLLISPDARASGMGDVGTALADDINAVFWNPGGLAFNQASNQVALSYSKWLPQFNADLFYSYGSYGQYVDAIGGTLAGTFIFMNLGEFTKTNESGQALGKFRSNEFSIGLSYGTEISPDLGAGVQIKYIQSNLAPASVGQSGAGTGVSGAFDLGFLWRPSKLSIFGANLDNTLRLGVNLQNVGPKMTYDKESDPLPTNLRLGVAFKLVEDEFNDLTITADFMKLLVKRDSLGSDPIPKSFVTAWGTGGIETGIGMEYIYDRIVALRGGYFAEPAAAGAREYFTLGAGVRYDVFKVDFSYYLTVEQNHPLGNTLRFSLLVDWGTEG, from the coding sequence ATGACGCTGATCCGCACCTGCGGAATTCTGATGACCACCTTTGTGCTAACTGCTGCCGTATCGTACGGTCAGGCAGGGGGCGCTGCGGTCCCGTTTCTGCTCATCAGCCCCGATGCTCGCGCCAGCGGCATGGGTGACGTTGGAACTGCCCTCGCAGATGACATCAATGCAGTATTCTGGAATCCTGGTGGACTGGCCTTTAATCAGGCTTCCAATCAAGTAGCGCTTAGCTATTCAAAGTGGCTTCCGCAGTTCAATGCGGACCTCTTTTACTCCTATGGTTCCTACGGCCAATACGTTGACGCTATCGGCGGTACCCTTGCCGGAACGTTCATCTTCATGAACCTTGGTGAATTCACCAAGACCAATGAGAGCGGTCAGGCCCTTGGGAAGTTCCGCTCAAATGAGTTCAGTATCGGCCTCTCCTACGGCACGGAGATCTCTCCGGATCTCGGAGCCGGCGTCCAGATCAAGTACATCCAATCTAATCTGGCCCCTGCCAGCGTTGGACAATCCGGTGCCGGTACTGGCGTCTCCGGGGCCTTTGACCTTGGATTCCTTTGGCGTCCGTCCAAGCTTTCGATCTTCGGCGCAAATCTCGATAACACCCTGCGCCTCGGTGTGAACTTGCAGAACGTGGGTCCAAAGATGACCTACGATAAAGAATCCGATCCGCTTCCAACCAATCTTCGTCTTGGTGTTGCCTTCAAGCTTGTTGAAGATGAATTCAATGACCTGACGATCACGGCCGATTTCATGAAGTTGCTTGTTAAGCGTGACTCCTTGGGTTCCGACCCGATCCCGAAGTCGTTCGTCACGGCATGGGGTACGGGTGGCATCGAAACAGGCATCGGTATGGAGTATATCTACGACCGTATCGTGGCTCTCCGCGGTGGATATTTCGCCGAGCCGGCAGCGGCAGGTGCACGTGAGTATTTCACACTAGGTGCCGGTGTACGCTACGATGTGTTCAAGGTAGACTTCAGCTACTATCTTACCGTTGAACAGAATCACCCGTTGGGTAACACACTTCGTTTCTCGTTGCTTGTGGACTGGGGAACAGAAGGCTAA
- a CDS encoding DedA family protein, which produces MIESLVTFFQGLPPAGVLALTFGIAYIENLFPPSPSDVLLVFIGTIVGVGVVGFVPTLIAATAGSVLGFSTAYGLGRRYGDAIADSPMVPFITRDLIAKVERWLDKYHGLIIIANRFLAGTRAVISFVAGISKLPFPRTLVYCTVSAALWNALLLTIGVNVGARWRDVDQYISAYGWVVTGLLAIGVTIWIYRKRKRRTE; this is translated from the coding sequence ATGATCGAATCATTAGTGACGTTTTTTCAGGGGTTGCCACCGGCCGGGGTCTTGGCTCTGACGTTTGGTATCGCCTACATAGAGAATCTCTTCCCACCCTCCCCAAGCGATGTATTGCTGGTCTTCATCGGCACGATCGTTGGTGTGGGTGTAGTGGGCTTTGTTCCAACGTTGATCGCAGCTACTGCCGGTTCCGTCCTCGGGTTTTCTACGGCCTACGGCCTGGGTCGGCGTTATGGTGATGCCATTGCCGATTCTCCGATGGTGCCCTTTATCACTCGGGATCTGATCGCCAAGGTCGAACGCTGGCTTGATAAGTATCATGGCCTGATCATCATTGCCAACCGATTCCTCGCCGGCACGCGCGCGGTGATCTCCTTCGTTGCCGGGATCTCCAAGCTTCCCTTCCCTCGTACGCTGGTTTACTGCACCGTCAGTGCCGCCTTATGGAATGCCTTGCTCCTGACGATAGGCGTGAATGTAGGAGCACGGTGGCGTGACGTAGACCAATACATCTCCGCCTATGGTTGGGTTGTAACGGGGCTCCTTGCTATTGGGGTAACCATTTGGATCTACCGCAAAAGGAAACGGCGAACCGAGTGA
- a CDS encoding VCBS repeat-containing protein has product MLRFITTLAFLLTATLIRAQSPFTEVATSMPNMWQSMVATADIDKDGDLDVFLSGSTSPDGKTLAVKLYRNDGNMTFTERPTTIPAVALAGWASFGDYDKDGDPDLLLIGRTASSGLGKIFRNDGNFTFTDIGVSLMSPEASAWAASAFWTDLDNDNDLDVLLAGVGTGDQVVIYTNTNGNFAKAIVSFESALMASPGDYDKDGLMDVFICGRSSSSLSGKLYHNAGGLNFTAVTSSFEGYASSAWGAWGDYDKDGDVDLYVTGWTGSGDNRKSHLYRNDGGTTFAKLPATNIEAADRTCYAQWVDYDKDGSLDLFVTGFHRDAVGPISKFFKNTGGSFSAGPVLRPTNHGYATVADLDKDGDVDVLSTGTSDDMNIQSTTSNFKTVLYRNGEGGGGGGGGSSACTWAGTWNTNWGTMVLQQVADSVWGTYTHDAGRINGKVVGTKLTGLWSEYPSYAPSHDAGDIEFTMSGNCTSFTGSWRYGVGGTAWSGGWQGERAGFSVTGRVMLNGKGLAGVEVSGDGKMGVTDANGYFALNGVNNGTITVTPKRDGMTFVPASATITINNQNHVDVAFTATAGGGTQPGEGCDKAIASRTPTWEGDYYPGLMTAMNGVTTAREANGTLHAQYWIAPGYVYHTKSTNDGTAWSTPVRTESEPNSSNTNALLVDASGTLHVAGQFNVGSYYKRSTDGGATWSAPFYLHDQGWGDWDYGALIAFDTQGRLHAVYYAAHGWSDPPYNIKHRISNDAGVTWESETAITSIPNDDAFGSGATSPVLGAGPDNALYLIYAEQTSVTPERYKIVLREWRGWPWTTGITVASDLARVGGFDLAIDATGTVHIAYTSSKNETDAGATQMTYVTAKNGVLSTAKSIGDPVQFWYVPSIGFANGKVMIAATKINHTSKQGGGAYVYNVTDNWPCPVMVSKTTSVMQTNIPWTYYDRKSAGKNDITWVEMFDDRAELVLCDLTQFAPGSCDGGGVVEGPAPVTNDSINVTLSSIDINAVGNPTEFPVVDINVTVGQAREGMLGDLTYENFELFEDGVKQLFSMDTKSASKPDENEPAAAAIVIDGSTGIPDSTKQQLITLVQGMAENMKPNWRITLFQFADVVQQKIDFTNDAGALIQAALQPGPTGEEAVIMSAITEAVDKAALQPEKYKIVVVLTSGRITDPQFAAFATQNAASKGVPVFILGVTDIKGDPALRALAERSGGRMYTKGDDLDEANDDAASTLGNAYRMRYTTTNQKRDGSTRNVKVVMTAPLKSAPTTIITKSDSKNYKAPVNTSEAVVFIDAEQTTLPPGNATSTLAVSVRNITDSKGLMGAEINVEFDPAQVELVGHREGEFLSPPPRDILSDLSNFSDADVGRITLNVVRVGGNPAGVQGSGPMYYLTFRAKSTTARSTVRITRAQLRNAVNANIAARTRDGELVCATATNGPGSGVGSVFTNFNDADPTNGTAQPATFQITEPYVITRVQTLHSKGGPPKPLSIKNAQTGQIYGPWNPRGEKRGTVDNALWIVDISQTLQPGSYDVIDGDPATWTFNNESDMRGICWVDGKKVNSDKPAGHTGVLLGDFDGNNAVNFPDYTVFVSFWNTTDRKGDMVSMITGDAPGAPPFMIETYPYRPDGLVNFEDQIVFAQMYNWTRGFGKIDDLRTMPVEPLTLRVEDVLLMSGERELRIDGVSARTLLGLSLMVNGEPSLMRSARVSIGRLFDGPQTTPSSFVDLRSGELRTDLVGLTQTQDGVNGSGGILRVRYRPVNATDRLTLNAVDARDVLNRRVHVIYAETTEQNESVTIVPTPANSSVLLTIRAPHFGIATATVTDITGRMLTTWTCELDGDGNGKATFSVMDLPQGAYLVHVDAEGHRSTVPLLIVR; this is encoded by the coding sequence ATGTTACGGTTTATCACTACCCTCGCCTTCCTGCTCACAGCCACGCTCATACGTGCGCAGAGCCCCTTTACTGAAGTTGCAACCTCGATGCCCAATATGTGGCAGAGTATGGTTGCCACTGCCGATATCGATAAGGACGGCGATCTCGACGTCTTTCTCTCCGGCTCAACATCGCCTGATGGAAAGACTCTTGCGGTAAAACTCTACCGCAATGATGGAAACATGACGTTCACAGAACGTCCAACAACAATACCAGCCGTTGCCTTAGCAGGCTGGGCCTCGTTTGGTGACTATGACAAGGATGGTGATCCCGATCTCTTGCTCATTGGCCGTACGGCCTCGAGCGGACTCGGAAAGATCTTCCGAAACGACGGGAACTTCACCTTCACGGATATCGGCGTATCGCTGATGTCGCCAGAGGCCTCTGCATGGGCCGCATCGGCCTTTTGGACGGATCTCGACAACGACAATGACCTTGATGTTCTGTTGGCCGGTGTTGGAACCGGAGACCAAGTGGTCATCTACACCAACACCAACGGCAACTTTGCAAAAGCCATCGTCAGCTTTGAATCAGCGTTGATGGCCTCGCCGGGAGACTATGACAAAGATGGTCTCATGGACGTCTTCATCTGCGGACGGTCCAGTAGCAGCCTGAGCGGAAAGCTCTATCATAATGCAGGCGGCCTGAACTTCACGGCGGTGACGTCTTCGTTCGAAGGCTATGCCAGCAGTGCTTGGGGAGCTTGGGGCGATTATGATAAGGACGGCGACGTAGACCTGTATGTAACAGGTTGGACCGGCTCCGGTGACAACAGAAAATCACACCTCTATCGTAACGATGGGGGAACAACATTTGCAAAACTTCCAGCCACCAATATCGAGGCGGCAGACCGTACCTGTTATGCACAATGGGTGGACTACGATAAAGATGGTTCACTCGATCTTTTCGTAACTGGTTTCCATCGTGATGCTGTTGGACCGATCTCGAAGTTCTTCAAGAACACGGGCGGTTCGTTCAGCGCCGGACCAGTTTTGCGTCCAACGAATCACGGATATGCAACGGTTGCAGATCTGGATAAGGATGGAGATGTGGACGTCTTGTCCACCGGTACCAGTGACGACATGAACATCCAAAGCACTACGTCGAACTTCAAAACCGTTTTGTATCGCAATGGTGAAGGGGGCGGTGGAGGTGGCGGAGGAAGTTCAGCATGCACATGGGCGGGAACCTGGAACACGAACTGGGGCACCATGGTGCTTCAACAGGTTGCCGACAGTGTATGGGGAACGTATACTCACGACGCTGGTCGCATCAATGGAAAGGTTGTTGGTACAAAACTCACGGGCCTGTGGTCTGAGTATCCATCCTACGCCCCTTCGCATGATGCAGGAGATATCGAATTCACAATGTCCGGAAACTGTACGTCCTTCACGGGCAGCTGGCGCTACGGTGTTGGCGGCACTGCTTGGTCCGGCGGCTGGCAAGGTGAACGCGCCGGCTTCAGCGTAACCGGTAGAGTGATGCTCAATGGTAAGGGGCTTGCCGGAGTTGAAGTGTCCGGTGACGGAAAAATGGGCGTTACCGATGCAAACGGATATTTCGCTCTCAATGGAGTGAACAATGGAACGATCACTGTCACGCCAAAACGTGACGGGATGACATTCGTCCCAGCTTCGGCCACGATCACGATCAATAATCAGAACCATGTAGACGTTGCGTTCACTGCCACTGCCGGAGGTGGAACCCAACCGGGTGAAGGATGTGATAAAGCAATTGCCTCCAGAACTCCAACATGGGAAGGTGACTACTATCCCGGACTAATGACTGCCATGAATGGAGTTACTACGGCTCGTGAAGCGAACGGAACACTCCACGCACAATATTGGATCGCTCCTGGATATGTCTACCATACAAAGAGCACAAACGATGGCACAGCATGGTCAACACCGGTTCGAACTGAATCAGAACCGAACTCAAGTAATACCAACGCGCTGCTCGTTGATGCCAGTGGAACACTCCATGTAGCAGGCCAATTCAATGTAGGTAGCTACTACAAGCGTTCAACTGATGGTGGTGCAACGTGGTCAGCCCCATTCTATCTGCATGATCAGGGATGGGGTGATTGGGACTATGGTGCACTCATTGCCTTTGATACACAAGGCAGACTGCATGCCGTGTATTATGCCGCACACGGATGGAGCGATCCTCCTTACAACATCAAACACCGCATTTCAAATGATGCGGGAGTTACATGGGAATCGGAAACGGCTATAACCTCTATACCCAATGATGACGCTTTTGGGTCGGGTGCTACATCTCCTGTGCTCGGTGCAGGTCCAGACAACGCACTCTATCTTATCTACGCCGAACAGACATCTGTCACTCCTGAGAGATACAAGATCGTCTTGAGAGAGTGGCGCGGCTGGCCGTGGACTACGGGCATCACTGTTGCTTCTGATCTTGCACGAGTAGGTGGATTCGACCTCGCTATTGACGCCACAGGCACCGTACACATCGCCTACACATCCAGCAAGAACGAAACAGATGCTGGTGCAACGCAGATGACATATGTGACTGCGAAGAATGGCGTTCTTAGCACTGCAAAGTCCATCGGTGATCCGGTTCAGTTTTGGTATGTGCCTTCGATCGGCTTTGCCAACGGCAAGGTGATGATCGCAGCAACAAAGATCAACCATACCTCGAAGCAAGGTGGCGGTGCCTATGTCTACAATGTCACGGATAACTGGCCATGTCCAGTAATGGTCTCAAAGACCACTTCAGTGATGCAGACCAACATTCCTTGGACGTATTACGACCGGAAGTCTGCAGGGAAGAACGATATCACGTGGGTTGAGATGTTCGATGATCGTGCAGAATTGGTTCTCTGCGATCTCACACAGTTCGCCCCGGGATCATGTGACGGTGGTGGTGTTGTTGAAGGGCCAGCTCCTGTGACAAATGATTCCATCAACGTCACACTCAGCAGTATTGACATCAATGCTGTTGGAAATCCAACAGAATTCCCTGTTGTGGACATCAACGTTACGGTTGGTCAGGCACGTGAAGGTATGCTCGGCGACCTGACCTATGAGAACTTCGAACTCTTCGAAGACGGAGTAAAGCAATTGTTCTCTATGGACACAAAGTCCGCCAGTAAACCTGATGAGAACGAACCGGCCGCCGCAGCCATTGTCATCGATGGAAGCACGGGTATCCCGGATTCAACAAAACAACAGTTGATAACCCTCGTTCAGGGCATGGCGGAGAACATGAAGCCGAACTGGAGGATCACGCTCTTTCAATTCGCAGACGTAGTGCAGCAGAAGATCGATTTCACAAATGATGCCGGTGCACTGATACAAGCGGCACTCCAGCCCGGTCCAACGGGAGAAGAAGCTGTGATCATGTCCGCGATCACCGAAGCTGTGGACAAAGCAGCTCTGCAGCCTGAGAAATACAAGATCGTCGTAGTCCTCACAAGCGGTCGCATCACGGATCCGCAATTCGCTGCCTTTGCAACACAAAACGCTGCTTCAAAGGGTGTTCCGGTCTTCATTCTCGGTGTAACCGATATCAAGGGCGACCCAGCCTTACGTGCACTCGCTGAACGAAGCGGGGGACGGATGTACACCAAGGGCGATGATCTCGATGAAGCGAACGACGATGCTGCTTCCACGCTCGGAAACGCCTATCGTATGCGGTATACAACCACCAACCAGAAACGAGATGGATCCACGAGGAACGTGAAGGTGGTTATGACCGCCCCTCTCAAGAGTGCACCAACAACGATCATCACGAAGTCCGATTCCAAGAACTACAAAGCTCCGGTTAATACCTCCGAAGCTGTAGTCTTCATTGATGCTGAGCAAACAACGCTGCCTCCTGGAAATGCAACCTCAACTCTAGCCGTTAGTGTGCGGAACATCACGGATAGTAAGGGGCTTATGGGCGCCGAGATCAACGTTGAGTTCGATCCTGCCCAAGTAGAGCTTGTTGGCCATCGCGAAGGCGAGTTCTTAAGTCCGCCACCACGTGATATCCTCAGCGACCTGAGCAACTTCAGTGATGCAGACGTTGGTCGCATCACACTCAATGTTGTCCGCGTTGGTGGTAACCCTGCCGGCGTACAAGGCAGTGGCCCGATGTACTACCTCACATTCCGCGCAAAGAGCACAACGGCACGTTCAACGGTTCGTATCACACGCGCTCAACTTCGGAATGCTGTGAATGCGAACATCGCCGCACGTACGCGCGATGGGGAATTGGTCTGTGCAACAGCCACAAACGGACCAGGATCCGGTGTGGGATCTGTTTTCACGAACTTCAATGATGCTGACCCTACAAATGGCACGGCACAACCTGCCACATTCCAGATCACTGAACCATACGTGATCACGCGCGTACAAACCCTGCATAGCAAGGGTGGTCCTCCAAAACCACTGTCCATCAAGAACGCACAAACGGGTCAGATCTATGGTCCGTGGAACCCACGCGGAGAAAAACGCGGTACGGTCGACAATGCTCTCTGGATCGTTGACATCAGTCAGACACTCCAGCCTGGTTCCTACGATGTGATCGATGGCGACCCAGCCACGTGGACATTCAATAACGAATCTGATATGCGTGGCATTTGTTGGGTTGATGGGAAAAAGGTCAACTCCGACAAGCCTGCAGGTCACACGGGAGTTCTCCTTGGCGACTTCGACGGCAACAACGCAGTGAACTTCCCTGACTACACGGTCTTTGTGTCCTTCTGGAACACAACCGATCGTAAGGGTGATATGGTATCCATGATCACCGGTGACGCTCCCGGAGCACCGCCGTTCATGATCGAGACCTATCCATATCGTCCGGATGGTCTGGTGAACTTCGAAGACCAGATCGTCTTCGCCCAGATGTATAACTGGACAAGGGGCTTTGGAAAGATCGATGACCTCCGTACCATGCCTGTTGAGCCCCTTACCCTTAGAGTTGAGGACGTACTACTCATGAGTGGCGAACGCGAGCTCCGTATCGATGGTGTCTCTGCACGCACACTCCTTGGGCTGAGCTTAATGGTCAACGGTGAACCTTCACTCATGCGCAGTGCACGAGTGAGCATCGGTAGGTTGTTCGATGGACCGCAGACAACCCCATCCAGTTTTGTTGACCTGCGTTCCGGCGAACTTCGCACGGATCTCGTGGGACTTACACAGACGCAGGACGGAGTGAACGGAAGCGGTGGAATTCTCCGCGTACGGTATCGTCCGGTGAATGCAACGGATCGATTGACATTGAATGCCGTGGATGCAAGAGACGTTTTGAATCGCAGAGTTCATGTGATCTATGCAGAAACCACGGAACAGAACGAATCCGTAACCATCGTGCCTACCCCTGCAAACAGCAGCGTACTGCTTACTATCCGTGCTCCGCACTTTGGTATTGCAACCGCAACGGTTACAGACATCACGGGCCGGATGTTAACCACCTGGACATGTGAATTGGACGGTGACGGCAATGGCAAGGCAACGTTCTCTGTGATGGATCTCCCGCAAGGCGCATATCTCGTCCATGTTGACGCAGAAGGACATCGCTCCACAGTGCCCCTTCTCATCGTACGATGA